A region of Aminivibrio sp. DNA encodes the following proteins:
- a CDS encoding ABC transporter substrate-binding protein has translation MKNGMGKWLFCAVLVAVLAGFAGAASAKEILIGNMQDISGPTSVWGNAVTRGAEIAIEKINAAGGIDGAMLKLVTMDTKANVQEAIKGYNSLVSSGAVAVVGPPVSNIGLALAPIANKAGVSVVGSFIDPRVTVGEDGKPQAAMFLMQPSSIQYSEIMASYTIDVLGLRKVGVLYDQSNAFAVSLMKPYVEYIKAAGGEIVSEQVYTKGDKDFKTQLAKIKEAGADCLYFPNYIQEAVLVTNQRKQVGLDVPIIGGLDFAPPFASLVNDPEAADNIYLANNFSEKEPQLKEVWDIYKAKFGENPVNKVFLGYDKILLIREAMKLGGGSSAAQVMAGMPQVKDLQGTTGVLTISPETHQPVGLSMVMYKIEKGEYAELGRYVPEKHKK, from the coding sequence ATGAAGAACGGAATGGGAAAGTGGTTGTTCTGTGCGGTGCTTGTCGCCGTGCTGGCCGGTTTTGCCGGAGCGGCGTCGGCGAAGGAGATCCTGATCGGCAACATGCAGGATATCAGCGGCCCCACGTCGGTGTGGGGAAATGCGGTGACCAGGGGTGCCGAGATCGCCATCGAGAAGATCAACGCGGCCGGCGGCATCGACGGCGCCATGCTGAAGCTGGTCACCATGGACACGAAGGCCAACGTCCAGGAAGCCATCAAGGGATATAACAGTCTCGTGAGTTCCGGTGCCGTGGCGGTCGTCGGACCTCCCGTCAGCAACATCGGCCTCGCCCTCGCTCCCATCGCCAACAAGGCGGGTGTCTCCGTGGTCGGAAGCTTCATCGACCCGCGGGTTACCGTCGGGGAGGACGGCAAGCCCCAGGCAGCCATGTTCCTGATGCAGCCTTCCAGCATCCAGTACTCCGAGATCATGGCCAGCTACACGATCGACGTCCTGGGCCTCAGGAAGGTCGGCGTGCTCTACGACCAGTCCAATGCCTTCGCGGTCTCCCTGATGAAGCCCTACGTGGAGTATATCAAGGCGGCGGGCGGCGAGATCGTTTCCGAGCAGGTCTACACAAAGGGCGACAAGGACTTCAAGACCCAGCTCGCCAAGATCAAGGAAGCCGGCGCCGACTGCCTGTACTTCCCCAACTACATTCAGGAAGCCGTGCTGGTGACGAACCAGCGCAAGCAGGTCGGCCTCGATGTTCCCATCATCGGCGGCCTTGACTTCGCCCCGCCCTTCGCCTCCCTCGTGAACGACCCCGAAGCGGCGGACAACATCTACCTGGCCAACAACTTCTCCGAAAAAGAGCCCCAGCTCAAGGAAGTCTGGGACATCTACAAGGCTAAGTTCGGCGAGAATCCCGTGAACAAGGTGTTCCTCGGCTATGACAAGATCCTTCTTATCCGGGAGGCCATGAAGCTCGGCGGCGGATCCTCCGCGGCCCAGGTCATGGCGGGCATGCCGCAGGTGAAGGACCTTCAGGGAACCACGGGTGTCCTGACGATCTCCCCGGAGACGCATCAGCCGGTGGGGCTGTCCATGGTCATGTACAAGATCGAAAAGGGAGAGTACGCCGAACTCGGCCGCTACGTGCCCGAGAAGCACAAGAAATAG
- a CDS encoding efflux RND transporter periplasmic adaptor subunit, whose product MSGNNQRKFLGLKTGLVLLFAALLLPALLLLRPDSSSPMPEAAQEVPSLVRVSGALVERRPLIRQGFSASATLEARESVVLLSKVSGRLSEMRVSQGDGIKKGDVVAVLDHRDQDAQVSALQAQVNAAKAEAEQAGAQLENATKEKERYERLRKEGYAAQQELDSRIMTYQSARASYNRSLASVKQQEANLSAQKVSRSEYILLSPMDGVVLKDYSLTPGTMISEATSVAEIADVRIMKGVAQLSEMQASRVSVGMKVVLSGDGFPGAEVEGSVSRISPYVDTSTRTLQVEVVADNAASGGALKPGMFVSILFVEAEAVGALTIPSHALRQSGKVFVDTNGTAEERTVETGLTLPDAVQILSGLEEGERVVVGGKNLKGGEKVVVGE is encoded by the coding sequence ATGAGTGGTAACAATCAACGCAAATTTTTGGGCCTGAAAACGGGGCTCGTTCTTCTCTTCGCGGCGCTCCTTCTGCCCGCGCTGCTTCTTCTTCGTCCGGATTCCTCCTCTCCAATGCCCGAGGCGGCGCAGGAAGTTCCCTCCTTAGTAAGGGTTTCGGGGGCGTTGGTGGAACGGCGTCCGTTGATCAGGCAAGGCTTTTCGGCCTCGGCAACTCTCGAGGCCAGGGAGAGCGTCGTCCTTCTCTCGAAGGTCTCCGGCAGGTTGAGCGAGATGCGGGTATCGCAAGGAGACGGCATTAAAAAAGGAGACGTCGTCGCCGTCCTGGATCACCGGGACCAGGACGCGCAGGTGAGCGCGCTTCAGGCGCAGGTGAACGCGGCGAAGGCGGAGGCGGAGCAGGCCGGGGCGCAGCTGGAGAACGCGACGAAGGAAAAGGAGCGGTACGAACGACTGCGCAAAGAGGGGTACGCCGCGCAGCAGGAGCTGGACAGCCGAATCATGACCTACCAGTCGGCAAGGGCGTCGTACAACAGAAGCCTCGCCTCGGTGAAGCAGCAGGAGGCGAATCTCTCCGCGCAGAAGGTCTCCAGATCGGAGTACATCCTTCTCTCCCCCATGGACGGTGTTGTGCTGAAGGACTACTCTCTGACGCCCGGAACCATGATATCCGAAGCCACGTCCGTAGCTGAAATCGCCGACGTGCGGATCATGAAGGGGGTCGCGCAGCTCTCCGAGATGCAGGCGAGCAGAGTTTCCGTCGGGATGAAGGTCGTCCTCTCCGGTGACGGTTTCCCCGGCGCGGAGGTCGAGGGAAGCGTCTCCCGCATCAGCCCCTACGTCGACACCTCGACCAGGACGCTGCAGGTGGAGGTCGTCGCCGACAACGCCGCCTCGGGAGGAGCGCTCAAGCCGGGAATGTTCGTCTCCATTCTCTTCGTGGAGGCGGAAGCGGTCGGCGCGTTGACGATCCCATCGCACGCGCTGCGGCAAAGCGGCAAGGTTTTCGTGGATACGAACGGAACGGCGGAGGAGCGAACCGTCGAGACGGGGCTGACTCTGCCCGACGCCGTGCAGATTCTCTCCGGGCTCGAAGAAGGGGAGCGCGTCGTAGTCGGAGGAAAGAATTTGAAAGGCGGAGAAAAAGTCGTCGTCGGCGAGTAG
- a CDS encoding ABC transporter ATP-binding protein yields MSLLEVRGLTKSFGGVRAVDDFSFSAEKGEIVGIIGPNGAGKTTAFNLITGVYPLDKGSILLEGAELAGKEQFEITRSGIGRTFQNIRLFRGLSVLENVMTAADPYSEYGLLSLFTFGAAFRGREREVRSTAREYLSLVGLDRYADEKPSNLPYGLQRKLEIARALATGPKVLLLDEPAAGLNPSEVREFIGLVGDLRERFGFAVLVIEHRMEVIMTLSSCIYVLNFGKLLASGTPAEIRANKEVTEAYIGKEDGSCSV; encoded by the coding sequence GTGAGCCTCCTCGAAGTGCGCGGCCTCACCAAGTCCTTTGGCGGCGTCCGTGCGGTGGATGATTTTTCCTTCAGCGCGGAAAAGGGAGAGATCGTGGGGATCATCGGCCCCAACGGCGCGGGGAAGACCACCGCGTTCAACCTGATCACGGGGGTCTATCCCCTTGACAAAGGGAGCATTCTCCTCGAAGGAGCGGAACTGGCGGGGAAGGAGCAGTTCGAGATCACCCGGAGCGGCATCGGGCGCACCTTCCAGAACATCCGGCTGTTTCGGGGACTCTCGGTGCTGGAGAACGTGATGACCGCCGCCGACCCCTATTCGGAGTACGGCCTCCTCTCCCTCTTCACCTTCGGCGCGGCCTTCCGGGGCCGGGAACGGGAGGTCCGCTCGACGGCCCGGGAATATCTTTCCCTGGTGGGGCTGGACAGGTATGCCGACGAGAAGCCGTCCAACCTTCCCTACGGCCTGCAGCGGAAGCTGGAAATCGCCCGGGCCCTGGCCACGGGACCGAAGGTGCTGCTGCTGGACGAGCCTGCCGCCGGGCTCAACCCCAGCGAGGTCCGGGAGTTTATCGGGCTGGTGGGGGATCTGCGGGAGCGCTTCGGATTCGCCGTGCTGGTGATCGAGCACCGGATGGAGGTTATCATGACGCTCTCTTCCTGCATCTACGTGCTCAACTTCGGGAAGCTGCTCGCATCGGGAACACCCGCCGAAATCCGGGCAAACAAGGAAGTGACGGAAGCCTACATCGGCAAGGAGGATGGATCATGCTCCGTATAG
- a CDS encoding ABC transporter ATP-binding protein, with amino-acid sequence MLRIEDLWVSYGHVQALSGVSLEVKRGSIVSIIGSNGAGKSTLLNTISGLVKQERGKIFLWDGTGPDTAKLLPREPYRVVKLGVVQVPEGRQVFAGLTVRENLMAGAYTVNDAGRVRRNLDRMFEMYPILKERARQQAGTLSGGEQQMLAICRGLMTEPKVLLLDEPSLGLAPIIVKGVFDTVRRIRDEGITVVLVEQNANQALAIADYAYVLENGRVVLEGEGRSLLCDPAVKDAYLGGAQEA; translated from the coding sequence ATGCTCCGTATAGAGGATCTGTGGGTCTCCTACGGCCACGTGCAGGCCCTTTCCGGAGTCTCCCTCGAAGTGAAGCGGGGGAGCATCGTGAGCATTATCGGCTCCAACGGGGCGGGGAAGAGCACCCTGCTCAACACCATATCGGGCCTGGTGAAGCAGGAGCGGGGAAAGATCTTCCTGTGGGACGGAACCGGCCCGGACACGGCGAAGCTGCTGCCCCGGGAGCCCTACCGGGTGGTAAAGCTCGGTGTGGTGCAGGTACCCGAGGGAAGGCAGGTCTTCGCCGGGCTCACCGTCCGGGAGAACCTGATGGCGGGAGCGTACACCGTGAACGATGCGGGGCGCGTCCGGAGAAACCTCGACCGCATGTTCGAAATGTACCCCATCCTGAAGGAGAGGGCACGCCAGCAGGCAGGAACCCTCTCGGGAGGGGAGCAGCAGATGCTCGCCATCTGCAGGGGACTGATGACGGAGCCGAAGGTGCTCCTTCTCGACGAACCGTCCCTCGGCCTCGCCCCGATCATTGTGAAGGGAGTCTTCGACACCGTTCGGCGCATCCGCGACGAGGGCATTACAGTCGTGCTGGTGGAACAGAACGCCAACCAGGCCCTTGCCATCGCGGACTATGCCTACGTCCTCGAGAACGGCCGCGTGGTGCTCGAGGGTGAGGGTCGTTCGCTGCTCTGCGACCCCGCCGTGAAGGACGCGTACCTGGGAGGGGCCCAGGAAGCCTAA
- a CDS encoding dimethylsulfonioproprionate lyase family protein, whose translation MQRIHIDDVEGTLFPAGRRTRVLVGKDSPLQAKGFVMGRVRIFPGGSIPGHEHFNEEIYHILSGSGEMEAGNETETVRAGDTVYLDPNIPHTLRNTGGSDMEILFVYSPAGVVEHWREELEGKRPQG comes from the coding sequence ATGCAGAGGATTCACATTGACGATGTGGAGGGAACGCTCTTCCCCGCCGGACGCAGGACCCGCGTACTCGTCGGGAAGGACAGCCCACTCCAGGCAAAAGGGTTCGTGATGGGGCGCGTCCGGATCTTTCCGGGAGGGAGCATCCCCGGGCACGAGCATTTCAACGAGGAGATCTACCACATCCTCTCCGGTTCCGGGGAGATGGAGGCCGGCAATGAGACGGAGACCGTCCGCGCAGGCGACACGGTCTACCTGGACCCGAACATACCGCATACGCTCCGCAACACCGGCGGATCGGACATGGAAATCCTGTTCGTCTACTCGCCTGCGGGCGTGGTGGAACACTGGAGGGAAGAGCTGGAAGGGAAGCGCCCGCAGGGTTGA
- a CDS encoding branched-chain amino acid ABC transporter permease: protein MDYFISTVIFTGIALIGVLGVYLITGLTGLFSLGQAAFMAIGGYVSAVLIRNYSVPVVPAVALAIAAAMLAALLVGLPTVRLRRDYISLVTLGFGEAIVALLNNSANITGGAMGISGIPQLTTLPVVLASVAVCLALVILYKNSKYGRQCLALRSDELAAKSMGINVYRLKLVTFLFAGALTGYSGVLFGFYTTYLEPAAFNWIISAEWTIIVFVGGVNSLTGTVLATILLTGLPEFLRFASEWRVAIYCVIVLLIVNYRTAGIMGEHELSPKSVRRLLSRMKGVRP from the coding sequence ATGGATTACTTCATCTCCACCGTCATCTTCACCGGTATCGCCCTCATCGGAGTGCTCGGGGTCTACCTCATCACTGGTCTCACGGGGCTTTTCTCCCTGGGCCAGGCCGCCTTCATGGCCATCGGGGGCTACGTCTCGGCAGTTCTCATCCGCAATTACTCCGTGCCCGTCGTTCCCGCCGTTGCCCTCGCCATCGCCGCTGCCATGCTGGCCGCCCTTCTCGTGGGTCTGCCCACGGTACGCCTCAGAAGGGACTACATCTCCCTCGTGACGCTCGGTTTCGGCGAAGCCATCGTGGCGCTGCTCAACAACTCGGCAAACATCACCGGAGGGGCCATGGGCATCTCCGGCATTCCGCAGCTCACGACGCTTCCGGTGGTTCTCGCGAGCGTCGCGGTCTGCCTTGCGCTCGTCATTCTCTACAAGAACTCCAAGTACGGCCGGCAGTGCCTCGCCCTCCGGTCGGACGAACTGGCGGCCAAGTCCATGGGGATCAACGTCTACCGCCTGAAGCTGGTCACGTTCCTTTTCGCCGGGGCGCTCACGGGCTATTCGGGAGTGCTCTTCGGCTTCTACACCACCTACCTGGAGCCCGCCGCCTTCAACTGGATCATCTCGGCGGAGTGGACCATCATCGTCTTCGTGGGCGGCGTGAACAGCCTTACCGGAACGGTGCTGGCCACAATACTGCTCACCGGGCTTCCCGAATTTCTCCGCTTCGCCTCGGAGTGGCGGGTGGCCATCTACTGCGTGATCGTCCTCCTGATCGTCAACTACCGCACCGCGGGCATCATGGGCGAGCACGAGCTTTCCCCGAAGTCGGTGCGCCGGCTTCTCAGCCGGATGAAGGGGGTGCGGCCGTGA
- a CDS encoding branched-chain amino acid ABC transporter permease, which produces MLMQNIINGISLGSVYALIAVGFALIFNVLKFSNFSQGGVMTVTAYAGYVASRYLSGRIDSSLVLFSVVLAAAALSGAVIAAAVERLAFRRLRRTKSEPVYYFISSITMGILLENLITIYASSNFYSYPRFFTTSAVPLFGVNVAVTDMMMFGLSITSLLVLLFILYRTKIGLGIRAACFDVNTVQLMGMNPDFLVTMALMISGALGGVSGVFLGMNYTLYPQLGQMVVKGFVASVLGGLGSIHGAVIGAVLLGVLEIFFISWVGAGWAPVFIFVVMLAFLLVRPRGIAGVIVQEKA; this is translated from the coding sequence ATGCTGATGCAGAACATCATCAACGGAATCTCCCTCGGATCCGTCTACGCGCTCATCGCGGTGGGCTTCGCACTCATCTTCAATGTTCTCAAGTTTTCGAACTTCTCCCAGGGCGGCGTCATGACCGTCACCGCCTATGCGGGGTACGTCGCCTCCCGCTATCTTTCCGGCCGCATTGACTCCTCCCTTGTCCTTTTTTCGGTCGTTCTCGCCGCGGCCGCACTGTCGGGTGCCGTCATCGCCGCCGCGGTCGAACGGCTGGCCTTCCGCCGCCTGCGCCGGACGAAGAGCGAGCCGGTCTATTACTTCATCTCGTCGATCACCATGGGCATCCTGCTGGAGAACCTGATCACGATTTACGCCAGCAGCAACTTCTACTCTTACCCCCGGTTTTTCACCACTTCCGCCGTTCCCCTTTTCGGAGTGAACGTGGCGGTGACGGACATGATGATGTTCGGCCTCTCGATCACCTCGCTTCTTGTCCTGCTCTTTATCCTGTACAGGACGAAGATCGGCCTCGGCATCAGGGCGGCCTGTTTCGACGTGAACACGGTGCAGCTCATGGGAATGAACCCCGATTTCCTGGTCACCATGGCCCTGATGATCTCCGGCGCTCTGGGGGGCGTCAGCGGTGTCTTCCTCGGCATGAACTACACCCTTTACCCCCAGCTCGGACAGATGGTGGTGAAGGGGTTCGTCGCTTCGGTTCTCGGCGGCCTGGGGAGCATCCACGGCGCCGTGATCGGTGCGGTGCTCCTGGGTGTTCTCGAAATTTTCTTCATTTCGTGGGTAGGGGCCGGCTGGGCCCCGGTCTTTATCTTCGTCGTGATGCTGGCCTTCCTGCTGGTGCGGCCCCGGGGAATCGCCGGGGTCATCGTGCAGGAAAAGGCGTAG
- a CDS encoding FadR/GntR family transcriptional regulator, giving the protein MNESRRVLVEKVYAAIKDGSIVNDGKLPTEREMAALMTTSRTSMREALIVLETLGIIEVRGKQGLFVKDLGMGRLTQSLDLYATWPADIIPKVFQVRIMMESPAAGLAALNRTDADLARMNECLAQFSRIFTGGGPDASREGAHWNDIFHRIVIAASHNEVLIRMHEGLSSIIERAMESLNRNSLTTPRPQWTERILGEHEQIVRAISERDETGAREAMRKHLEISAANLEKLCQDKESALLGFPAD; this is encoded by the coding sequence ATGAACGAGTCGAGAAGAGTTCTCGTGGAGAAGGTGTACGCCGCCATCAAGGACGGCTCCATCGTCAATGATGGCAAGCTTCCAACCGAGCGTGAAATGGCCGCGCTCATGACCACCAGCAGGACCTCCATGCGGGAGGCCCTCATCGTGCTGGAGACCCTGGGGATCATCGAGGTCAGGGGGAAGCAGGGGCTTTTCGTGAAGGACCTCGGGATGGGCAGGCTCACCCAGAGCCTTGACCTGTACGCCACGTGGCCGGCGGACATCATCCCCAAGGTATTCCAGGTCCGCATCATGATGGAAAGTCCTGCTGCCGGACTTGCGGCGCTCAACAGGACGGACGCGGATCTCGCGAGAATGAACGAATGCCTGGCCCAGTTCTCCCGGATCTTTACCGGCGGAGGTCCTGATGCGAGCCGCGAGGGAGCGCACTGGAACGACATTTTTCACCGCATCGTCATCGCCGCTTCCCACAACGAGGTACTCATCAGGATGCACGAAGGACTCTCCTCGATCATCGAGCGGGCGATGGAATCGCTCAACAGGAACAGTCTGACGACGCCCCGCCCACAGTGGACTGAACGGATTCTGGGCGAGCACGAGCAGATTGTCCGGGCCATCAGTGAACGGGACGAGACTGGAGCCCGGGAGGCAATGCGGAAGCACCTGGAGATTTCAGCGGCCAACCTGGAGAAACTGTGCCAGGACAAGGAGTCGGCCCTCCTGGGTTTTCCCGCGGACTGA